A genomic window from Streptomyces sp. NBC_00234 includes:
- a CDS encoding acyl-CoA dehydrogenase family protein: protein MTAQTPQPAQDEPIPMPVLLYSEDEEDLRAAVRALLADRADAPGVIARVESDTPYDPRLWKALAADIGAAGLLVPEKLGGQGASYREAAVVLEELGRSVAPVPYLTSSVVATEVLLALAAQDGPVVELLGELAAGRRTAALAVPFSAPAADEAQPASAVTGRLEGTVTGVADAATADVLLVPTTDGLYAVETSADGVTVEPLVALDLTRPLATVVLDGATGVRVADAASAVPAVGRGLLVGAGLLASEQLGIAEWCLTETVRYTRERHQFNRPVGSFQSLKHRMAQLWLEIVSARAAARNAAGELATGSPDAPLAVAVAQAYCSGVAVHAAEECVQLHGGIGMTWEHPAHLYLKRAKADSIAYGTAGRHREVIAELVELPAP, encoded by the coding sequence ATGACCGCACAGACCCCGCAGCCGGCGCAGGACGAACCGATCCCGATGCCCGTCCTCCTGTACTCCGAGGACGAGGAGGACCTGCGCGCCGCCGTGCGCGCACTGCTGGCCGACCGTGCCGACGCGCCGGGCGTCATCGCCCGCGTCGAGTCCGACACGCCGTACGACCCCCGGCTCTGGAAGGCGCTCGCCGCCGACATCGGTGCGGCCGGACTGCTCGTACCGGAGAAGCTCGGCGGTCAGGGCGCCTCGTACCGTGAGGCCGCCGTGGTCCTGGAGGAACTCGGCCGCAGCGTCGCCCCCGTGCCGTATCTGACGAGTTCGGTCGTCGCGACCGAGGTGCTGCTCGCGCTGGCCGCGCAGGACGGTCCCGTCGTCGAGCTGCTGGGCGAACTGGCCGCGGGGCGCAGGACGGCGGCCCTCGCGGTGCCGTTCTCCGCGCCGGCAGCCGACGAGGCGCAGCCGGCGAGCGCCGTGACCGGCAGGCTGGAGGGGACCGTCACCGGTGTCGCCGACGCGGCCACCGCCGATGTGCTGCTCGTCCCCACCACCGACGGTCTGTACGCGGTCGAGACCTCGGCGGACGGGGTCACCGTCGAACCGCTCGTCGCACTCGACCTGACCCGCCCGCTGGCCACCGTCGTCCTGGACGGCGCGACCGGAGTGCGCGTCGCCGACGCCGCGTCAGCGGTTCCGGCGGTGGGGCGCGGACTGCTCGTGGGCGCCGGGCTCCTCGCCTCCGAACAGCTCGGTATCGCCGAGTGGTGTCTCACCGAGACGGTCCGGTACACCCGTGAACGCCACCAGTTCAACCGGCCGGTGGGCTCGTTCCAGTCGCTCAAGCACCGGATGGCGCAGCTCTGGCTGGAGATCGTCTCGGCCCGCGCCGCGGCCCGCAACGCGGCGGGCGAGCTGGCCACGGGCAGCCCGGACGCGCCGCTCGCGGTGGCCGTGGCGCAGGCGTACTGCTCGGGGGTTGCGGTCCACGCCGCCGAGGAGTGCGTTCAGTTGCACGGCGGGATCGGCATGACCTGGGAGCACCCCGCGCATCTGTATCTGAAGCGGGCCAAGGCCGATTCGATCGCCTACGGCACGGCAGGCCGCCACCGCGAGGTCATCGCGGAGCTCGTCGAGCTGCCGGCGCCGTAA
- a CDS encoding ABC transporter substrate-binding protein encodes MRARSVRGGVALALATVLSITAAACSNPGSSDKGSASADSAVVGIAYEPDSLSPLLGYGKDGNSKIFDGLLALDGNMELKPALATALPDVADDGLTYTYKLRQGVKFSDGEPFGAKDVVFTYRTILDKKTNNPSRTELDAVKDVEAVGDDTVVFTLAYPYAPFARRTVLPIAPEHVAGRQDVNSGSFTTRPIGTGPYVLTKWSKGEKLSFRANPGYWGGAPKVKRFTMAIIKDDDVRATRLRSGDLDGAILPPNLAEGFEGGSGLSTYTAKTYDYRTVTLPTHNKVAGDRAVRRALDIAVDREAMVDAILNGAGKPAYGPVPTDSEWFAEGTERAHDLDAAKKFLDEAGWKPGKDGVRTKDGVRAAFPLWYLTGDKLRQEHALAYASDARKAGIDITTEAGTWEVIQPRMKQDAVLAGGGSPADPDFDQYTLLKSDLAGDGFNNMARYDNKAVDAAVEAGRRSGDPAARKAAYDTVQRELAKDPGYTFLTHIDHVYVVGSRFGALTTQVEPHDHGLASGPWWNVEKWTPEGADK; translated from the coding sequence ATGAGGGCCCGATCGGTACGGGGAGGGGTCGCGCTCGCGCTGGCGACCGTGCTCTCGATCACCGCGGCAGCCTGCTCGAATCCGGGCAGTTCGGACAAGGGTTCCGCCTCCGCGGACTCCGCGGTCGTGGGGATCGCGTACGAGCCCGACAGCCTCAGCCCCCTGCTCGGCTACGGCAAGGACGGCAACTCCAAGATATTCGACGGGCTGCTCGCCCTCGACGGGAACATGGAGCTGAAGCCCGCGCTCGCCACCGCGCTGCCGGACGTGGCCGACGACGGGCTCACGTACACGTACAAGCTCCGCCAGGGCGTGAAGTTCAGCGACGGCGAGCCGTTCGGGGCCAAGGACGTCGTCTTCACCTACCGGACCATCCTGGACAAGAAGACGAACAACCCGTCACGCACCGAGCTGGACGCCGTCAAGGACGTCGAAGCCGTCGGTGACGACACCGTCGTCTTCACGCTCGCGTACCCGTACGCGCCCTTCGCTCGGCGCACCGTCCTGCCCATCGCCCCCGAACACGTCGCGGGCCGGCAGGACGTCAACAGCGGCAGCTTCACCACGCGGCCCATCGGTACCGGCCCCTACGTGCTCACCAAGTGGTCCAAGGGCGAGAAGCTGAGCTTCCGGGCCAACCCCGGCTACTGGGGCGGTGCGCCGAAGGTGAAGAGGTTCACCATGGCGATCATCAAGGACGACGACGTGCGCGCCACGCGGCTGCGCTCCGGCGACCTCGACGGCGCGATACTCCCGCCCAACCTCGCCGAGGGCTTCGAGGGCGGGAGCGGACTCAGCACGTACACGGCGAAGACGTACGACTACCGCACGGTGACCCTTCCGACGCACAACAAGGTCGCCGGTGACCGCGCGGTCCGGCGCGCCCTCGACATCGCCGTCGACCGCGAGGCCATGGTCGACGCGATCCTCAACGGCGCGGGCAAGCCCGCATACGGCCCCGTCCCCACCGACAGCGAGTGGTTCGCCGAGGGCACCGAACGCGCCCACGACCTCGACGCGGCGAAGAAGTTCCTCGACGAAGCGGGCTGGAAGCCCGGCAAGGACGGCGTCCGCACCAAGGACGGTGTGCGCGCGGCCTTCCCGCTCTGGTACCTGACGGGCGACAAGCTCCGCCAGGAACACGCCCTCGCCTACGCCTCCGACGCCAGGAAGGCGGGCATCGACATCACCACCGAGGCCGGCACCTGGGAAGTCATCCAGCCCCGGATGAAGCAGGACGCCGTCCTCGCGGGCGGCGGATCCCCCGCCGACCCCGACTTCGACCAGTACACCCTGCTGAAGTCCGATCTGGCGGGCGACGGCTTCAACAACATGGCCCGGTACGACAACAAGGCCGTCGACGCGGCCGTCGAGGCGGGCCGCAGGAGCGGCGACCCCGCCGCCCGCAAGGCCGCGTACGACACCGTGCAGCGCGAACTCGCCAAGGACCCCGGCTACACCTTCCTCACCCACATCGACCACGTGTACGTCGTCGGCAGCCGCTTCGGCGCGCTCACCACCCAGGTCGAGCCGCACGACCACGGCCTGGCCTCCGGCCCCTGGTGGAACGTCGAGAAGTGGACCCCCGAGGGCGCGGACAAGTGA
- a CDS encoding ABC transporter permease, whose translation MARMTARRALSAVPVLIAVTFGVFAVAAASPFDPVKAYAGTAGLTASQENLDQLRANLGVDQPLVTRWWDWLTSAVQGDLGDSTVMRMPVADVIGERLGWSLLLATCAFLVAILLGTALGVLAARRPGGALDRCVSSAAYTLEAAPAFWLGLLAIWFFALELDILPAGGLTDAASDTVTFGQVATHLVLPAAVLGISQLPWFFLYVRQGVTDALDEDPVRGARARGLRERTVLLGHALRSGMLPMLTLIGSRVPELITGALLVETVFSWPGIAAATVQAATSVDFSLLAALTVLATAAVLLGNLLSDLLYGLADPRVGFDG comes from the coding sequence ATGGCACGGATGACGGCACGGCGGGCCCTGTCCGCCGTGCCCGTCCTCATCGCCGTCACCTTCGGCGTCTTCGCCGTCGCCGCCGCGTCCCCCTTCGACCCCGTCAAGGCGTACGCGGGCACCGCGGGCCTCACCGCGTCACAGGAGAACCTCGACCAGCTGCGGGCCAACCTCGGCGTCGACCAGCCACTGGTCACCCGCTGGTGGGACTGGCTGACGTCCGCCGTCCAGGGCGATCTCGGCGACTCCACCGTGATGCGCATGCCCGTCGCCGACGTCATCGGCGAACGCCTCGGCTGGTCCCTGCTTCTCGCCACCTGCGCGTTCCTCGTCGCCATCCTGCTCGGCACCGCACTCGGCGTCCTGGCGGCCCGCCGCCCCGGCGGCGCGCTCGACCGGTGCGTCAGCTCCGCCGCGTACACCCTGGAGGCGGCACCCGCCTTCTGGCTCGGGCTGCTCGCCATCTGGTTCTTCGCCCTGGAGCTCGACATCCTCCCGGCCGGGGGACTCACCGACGCCGCGAGCGACACCGTCACCTTCGGCCAGGTCGCCACCCACCTGGTGCTGCCCGCCGCCGTCCTCGGCATCTCCCAACTGCCGTGGTTCTTCCTGTACGTACGCCAGGGAGTCACCGACGCCCTGGACGAGGACCCGGTACGCGGCGCCCGCGCCCGCGGACTGCGCGAACGCACCGTGCTGCTGGGCCACGCACTGCGCTCCGGAATGCTGCCGATGCTCACGCTCATCGGCTCCCGTGTCCCCGAACTCATCACCGGCGCCCTGCTCGTCGAGACGGTCTTCAGCTGGCCGGGAATCGCCGCGGCCACGGTGCAGGCCGCCACCTCCGTGGACTTCTCGCTGCTCGCCGCCCTCACGGTGCTCGCCACCGCGGCCGTGCTCCTCGGGAACCTCCTCTCCGACCTGCTGTACGGACTCGCCGACCCGAGAGTGGGCTTCGATGGCTGA
- a CDS encoding ABC transporter permease, producing the protein MADLALRPARGAARRTRVVASAGILVAVALAVLLVPPLVQLDQQAVDLAAKLQPPSLAHPFGTDDVGRDLLLRCVYGLRVSLLVGLVAALTATVIGTAVGALAAAFGGWTDRVVMRLVDTFSSIPHLLLGIFVVAMFRPGVWPVIVSVALTHWLSTARIVRSEVLSLRSRPFVDAAISGGASRGRVIVRHLLPGVLPQAGLAAVLMVPHAMWHESALSFLGLGLPTHQASLGNLVQSARGSLLAGDWWPTLFPGLFLIVPTLALAGLAGAWRERINPRRRSELML; encoded by the coding sequence ATGGCTGACCTCGCACTCCGGCCCGCACGCGGCGCCGCGCGCCGCACCCGCGTGGTCGCCTCGGCCGGCATCCTCGTCGCGGTGGCGCTCGCCGTCCTCCTCGTGCCCCCGCTGGTCCAGCTCGACCAGCAGGCCGTCGACCTCGCGGCCAAGCTCCAGCCACCGTCCCTCGCCCACCCGTTCGGCACGGACGACGTCGGCCGGGACCTGCTGCTCCGCTGTGTGTACGGGCTGCGGGTCTCGCTGCTCGTCGGACTCGTCGCCGCCCTCACCGCCACCGTCATCGGCACGGCGGTCGGCGCCCTCGCCGCGGCGTTCGGCGGCTGGACCGACCGGGTCGTCATGCGCCTCGTCGACACTTTCTCGTCCATCCCGCACCTGCTGCTCGGCATCTTCGTCGTGGCGATGTTCCGGCCCGGTGTCTGGCCGGTGATCGTGTCGGTGGCGCTGACCCACTGGCTGTCCACCGCGCGGATCGTCCGCTCGGAGGTGCTGTCGCTGCGCTCGCGCCCGTTCGTCGACGCGGCGATCTCCGGCGGCGCCTCGCGGGGGCGGGTCATCGTGCGTCATCTGCTGCCCGGAGTGCTGCCGCAGGCCGGACTCGCGGCCGTGCTCATGGTGCCGCACGCCATGTGGCACGAGTCCGCGCTGTCCTTCCTCGGCCTCGGCCTGCCCACCCATCAGGCGAGCCTCGGCAATCTCGTGCAGTCGGCGCGGGGTTCCCTGCTGGCCGGGGACTGGTGGCCCACCCTCTTCCCCGGCCTTTTCCTGATCGTTCCGACCCTCGCCCTGGCGGGGCTCGCCGGCGCCTGGCGGGAGCGGATCAACCCGCGCCGCCGATCGGAGCTGATGCTGTGA
- a CDS encoding ABC transporter ATP-binding protein — MRGGRHVAAVTGATFDLAAGECLALVGESGCGKSVLASALLGLLPANAETTGAAVLEGDTDLLTAGERTLARTVRGRRIGLVPQSPAAHLTPVRTVRAQLEETLRELTGVRGPAVRPAAQAAAERAAFPAGHLDRYPHELSGGLAQRAATALALVGDAPLLLADEPTTGLDRELVERTVDELRRHTDGGRALLIITHDLAAAERIADRVAVMYAGRIVELADAARFFGRPGPRHPYARGLLNALPEREFTPVPGMPPELGALPEGCAFAARCARADELCGQQPSFDDGVACHHVSGDGVRRAEESADA, encoded by the coding sequence ATGCGGGGCGGCCGGCACGTCGCCGCGGTCACCGGCGCCACCTTCGACCTCGCGGCGGGGGAGTGCCTCGCCCTGGTCGGGGAGAGCGGCTGCGGCAAGTCCGTACTCGCCTCGGCGCTGCTCGGGCTGCTGCCCGCGAACGCCGAGACCACCGGGGCCGCGGTGCTCGAAGGAGACACCGACCTGCTGACCGCGGGCGAACGCACCCTCGCCCGCACCGTGCGGGGCCGCCGGATCGGACTCGTACCGCAGAGCCCCGCGGCGCACCTCACCCCCGTACGCACGGTCCGCGCCCAGCTGGAGGAGACCCTTCGCGAGCTGACCGGCGTACGGGGACCCGCCGTGCGCCCGGCGGCGCAGGCGGCGGCCGAACGTGCCGCGTTCCCCGCCGGTCACCTCGACCGCTACCCGCACGAACTCTCCGGCGGTCTCGCCCAGCGCGCCGCGACCGCGCTCGCCCTCGTCGGCGACGCCCCGCTGCTCCTCGCCGACGAGCCCACCACCGGGCTCGACCGCGAACTCGTCGAGCGAACCGTCGACGAGCTGCGCCGCCATACCGACGGAGGCCGGGCGTTGCTGATCATCACCCACGATCTGGCGGCGGCCGAGCGGATCGCCGACCGGGTCGCCGTGATGTACGCGGGGCGCATCGTCGAACTCGCCGACGCCGCCCGCTTCTTCGGCCGGCCGGGTCCCCGTCACCCCTACGCGCGCGGCCTGCTGAACGCCCTTCCGGAACGGGAGTTCACCCCGGTCCCCGGCATGCCGCCGGAGCTCGGTGCCCTGCCCGAAGGATGCGCCTTCGCCGCCCGCTGCGCCCGCGCCGACGAACTGTGCGGGCAACAGCCGTCGTTCGACGACGGAGTGGCCTGTCACCACGTATCCGGTGACGGCGTCCGCCGAGCCGAGGAGTCCGCCGATGCTTGA
- a CDS encoding ABC transporter ATP-binding protein produces MLELSRITAGYDRRDPVVRDVSLSVAHGESVGLLGPSGCGKSTLARVAALLHRPDAGSVTLDGAPVRGWRHRAPQAQRTAVGVVFQQPRLSADPRLSLRELIAQPLRSTGRRSEVAERVGELAREVGLTGELLGRRPHAVSDGQLQRACLARALVLRPGLLICDEMTAMLDASTTAALVAVVEAYREESGAALLAVGHDRVLLERWCDRTVHWGEPDRQRGLAGALSPA; encoded by the coding sequence ATGCTTGAACTCAGCCGTATCACCGCCGGATACGACCGGCGCGACCCGGTCGTGCGCGACGTCTCGCTGAGCGTCGCCCACGGGGAGTCCGTCGGTCTGCTCGGCCCCAGCGGCTGCGGAAAGTCGACCCTGGCGAGGGTCGCGGCGCTGCTGCACCGTCCCGACGCCGGCTCCGTCACTCTGGACGGCGCTCCGGTACGGGGCTGGCGCCACCGTGCCCCGCAGGCCCAGCGCACCGCGGTGGGCGTCGTCTTCCAGCAGCCGCGCCTGTCCGCCGACCCCCGGCTGAGCCTGCGCGAGCTCATCGCCCAGCCGCTGAGGTCCACCGGGCGGCGCAGTGAAGTGGCTGAACGGGTGGGGGAGTTGGCCCGTGAGGTCGGCCTCACCGGGGAGCTGTTGGGACGCCGCCCGCACGCGGTCAGCGACGGACAGCTGCAACGGGCCTGTCTCGCCCGCGCCCTGGTGCTCCGGCCGGGGCTGCTGATCTGCGACGAGATGACCGCGATGCTCGACGCCTCGACCACCGCCGCCCTGGTCGCGGTCGTGGAGGCGTACCGCGAGGAGTCCGGAGCGGCGTTGCTGGCCGTGGGCCACGACCGGGTGCTTCTGGAGCGCTGGTGCGACCGGACGGTCCACTGGGGCGAACCGGACCGGCAGCGCGGACTCGCCGGTGCCCTGAGCCCGGCATGA
- a CDS encoding phosphatidylinositol-specific phospholipase C/glycerophosphodiester phosphodiesterase family protein: MAYLTRRRVVTTALATAAVGAVIPAQAAAASTGRPGPRPLAHAHAHNDYLHARPLHDALDHGFTSVEADIFLVGGELLVAHEPAGLDPTRTLASLYLDPLLARVTANHGSVHAGHRAPLQLLIDIKNEGAATYAELDRQLQPYRKILTRFRNGRVHTGAVTPVISGDRAARVPMEAQRTRYAFYDGRLDDLTGPATASFIPLVSSNWTQSFLWQGTGPFPAAERDRLRTLVDAAHRQGRRVRFWATPDVPGPAREAVWTELLAAGVDHLNTDDLAGLEKFLRDRERDGRATA; encoded by the coding sequence ATGGCATACCTGACCCGTCGCAGAGTCGTCACCACCGCGCTCGCCACCGCGGCCGTGGGCGCCGTGATTCCCGCGCAGGCGGCTGCGGCCTCCACCGGCCGGCCGGGCCCGCGCCCGCTGGCCCACGCCCACGCGCACAACGACTACCTGCACGCGCGCCCGCTGCACGACGCACTCGACCACGGATTCACCAGCGTCGAGGCGGACATCTTCCTCGTCGGCGGCGAACTGCTCGTGGCCCATGAACCCGCCGGGCTCGACCCCACCCGCACCCTCGCCTCGCTCTACCTCGACCCGCTGCTGGCACGCGTCACGGCGAACCACGGTTCCGTCCACGCCGGACACCGAGCCCCGCTGCAACTGCTGATCGACATCAAGAACGAGGGCGCGGCCACGTACGCCGAACTCGACCGGCAGCTCCAGCCCTACCGCAAGATCCTGACCCGCTTCAGGAACGGCCGCGTCCACACCGGCGCGGTCACCCCCGTCATCTCCGGCGACCGCGCCGCGCGCGTGCCCATGGAGGCCCAGCGGACCCGGTACGCCTTCTACGACGGCCGGCTCGACGACCTCACCGGGCCGGCGACCGCCTCCTTCATCCCGCTCGTCAGCAGCAACTGGACCCAGAGCTTCCTCTGGCAGGGCACCGGCCCCTTCCCCGCGGCCGAGCGGGACAGGCTCCGCACCCTCGTCGACGCCGCGCACCGCCAGGGCCGCCGCGTCCGCTTCTGGGCCACGCCCGACGTGCCGGGCCCGGCACGCGAAGCCGTATGGACGGAGCTCCTCGCGGCAGGGGTCGACCACCTCAACACCGATGACCTGGCCGGACTCGAAAAGTTCCTGCGCGACCGGGAGAGGGACGGGCGCGCCACTGCCTGA
- a CDS encoding DUF779 domain-containing protein: MTTHETNHAPGDAPAPVVEFTPAAAVLLRRLRADHGPLMFHQSGGCCDGSAPMCYPAGEFRTGNSDVLLASLDVTGVAEPVHFWMSKSQYEVWAHTRLIVDVVEGRGSGFSLEAPEGVRFLIRSRLVGS, from the coding sequence GTGACCACACACGAGACGAACCATGCCCCTGGCGACGCACCGGCTCCCGTCGTGGAGTTCACTCCCGCGGCTGCCGTTCTGCTGCGCAGACTGCGGGCGGACCACGGCCCGCTGATGTTCCATCAGTCGGGCGGCTGCTGCGACGGCAGTGCCCCCATGTGTTACCCGGCCGGTGAGTTCCGGACGGGGAACTCGGACGTGCTGCTCGCCTCCCTCGACGTCACCGGCGTCGCCGAGCCGGTCCACTTCTGGATGTCGAAGAGTCAGTACGAGGTGTGGGCACACACCCGGCTGATCGTCGACGTGGTCGAGGGGCGCGGCAGCGGCTTCTCGTTGGAGGCTCCCGAAGGGGTGCGGTTCCTGATCCGCTCGCGGCTCGTCGGCAGCTGA
- a CDS encoding zinc-binding alcohol dehydrogenase family protein: MADTMRAVVLSGPGPVENLVVTDRPVPVIRPGWVRIAVKAFGLNRSELHTRLGMAEGVTFPRVPGIEAVGVVDGLDPADADSGLAPGVQVATMMGDMGRTYDGGYAAYTLVPVGQVIPFSSELDWEVLGAVPETLQTAYGSLTTGLDLTAGQTLLIRGGTSSVGLAAAALAKQIGATVLATTRNPGRAEVLTAQGVDHVLVDDGQVAEAVRALHPDGVDAALELVGTPTLPDTLAATRVHGTVCFTGMLSNQWTVRDFYPIGYLPNGVRLTAYGGESGDLPARVLQRFLDEIAAGHIALGPVHTYGLDDIRRAHTDMERGHRVGKLVVLTGRS, from the coding sequence ATGGCTGACACGATGAGGGCAGTGGTCCTGAGCGGACCCGGACCCGTGGAGAATCTGGTCGTCACCGACCGCCCCGTTCCGGTCATCCGGCCGGGCTGGGTGCGGATCGCCGTCAAGGCGTTCGGCCTGAACCGCTCCGAACTGCACACCCGCCTGGGCATGGCCGAGGGCGTCACCTTCCCGCGCGTGCCGGGCATCGAGGCGGTCGGTGTCGTCGACGGGCTCGATCCCGCGGACGCGGACAGCGGTCTGGCCCCCGGCGTGCAGGTCGCGACGATGATGGGCGACATGGGCCGCACCTACGACGGCGGGTACGCCGCGTACACGCTCGTCCCCGTGGGCCAGGTCATTCCCTTCTCCTCGGAGCTGGACTGGGAGGTCCTGGGTGCGGTCCCCGAAACACTGCAGACCGCGTACGGCTCGCTGACCACCGGCCTGGATCTGACCGCGGGCCAGACCCTCCTGATCCGCGGCGGCACCTCCTCGGTCGGGCTGGCCGCCGCCGCCCTGGCCAAGCAGATCGGTGCGACCGTCCTCGCGACCACTCGCAATCCCGGGCGCGCCGAGGTCCTCACGGCACAGGGCGTCGACCATGTCCTCGTCGACGACGGCCAGGTCGCCGAAGCCGTCCGGGCGCTCCACCCCGATGGCGTGGACGCCGCCCTCGAACTGGTGGGGACCCCGACCCTTCCCGACACGCTCGCCGCCACCCGTGTCCACGGGACGGTCTGTTTCACCGGGATGCTCTCCAACCAGTGGACCGTCCGCGACTTCTACCCGATCGGTTACCTGCCCAACGGCGTACGGCTGACCGCCTACGGAGGTGAGAGCGGCGACCTGCCCGCCAGGGTGCTCCAGCGTTTCCTCGACGAGATCGCCGCCGGCCACATCGCCCTGGGACCGGTCCACACGTACGGTCTCGACGACATCCGCCGCGCCCACACCGACATGGAACGGGGACACCGGGTCGGCAAGCTCGTGGTCCTGACCGGCCGTTCCTGA
- a CDS encoding MASE1 domain-containing protein produces the protein MVDSAWLRRHKVTALAILAVAALYYATARLGLLQQLVRDQVTPLWPPTGIAVAALLLFGLRIWPGIAIGALAVNISIGPTTASVLAIAAGNTLAPVCSYLLLRRAGFRNDLDRLRDALALVFLGALGPMLISATVGSGTLVVSGALPADGFWPAWSVWWTGDATGVLLVTPCLLVLRQARWPRDVGLAGWAEAAALVVCTLTVTLLATGSGSSSLLFLVFPFLIWAAFRFEQAGAAPCALGVSLLAILAAGRETGPFAHHDLLTNMVTLQAFNGALSLTALLLAAVITERNRTHEEIQRLCVELARTVTEQGRGTRPGSPGQ, from the coding sequence GTGGTGGACAGCGCATGGCTCCGACGGCACAAGGTCACTGCTCTGGCGATTCTGGCGGTCGCCGCGCTCTACTACGCGACCGCGCGCCTCGGGCTGCTTCAGCAGCTGGTGCGCGACCAGGTCACGCCCCTGTGGCCGCCGACCGGGATCGCCGTCGCTGCCCTGCTGCTGTTCGGCCTGCGGATCTGGCCCGGAATCGCGATCGGCGCGCTCGCCGTCAACATCTCCATCGGCCCCACGACCGCGTCCGTCCTGGCGATCGCCGCAGGCAACACCCTGGCCCCCGTCTGCTCGTACCTGCTGCTGCGCCGTGCCGGGTTCCGCAACGACCTCGACCGCCTGCGCGACGCACTCGCCCTGGTCTTCCTCGGCGCCCTGGGTCCCATGCTGATCAGCGCGACCGTCGGCAGCGGCACTCTGGTCGTCTCGGGGGCGCTCCCGGCCGACGGCTTCTGGCCGGCCTGGTCGGTCTGGTGGACGGGCGATGCCACGGGCGTCCTGCTCGTCACGCCCTGCCTGCTCGTGCTCCGGCAGGCCCGTTGGCCGCGCGACGTCGGTCTCGCCGGATGGGCGGAGGCGGCGGCCCTGGTGGTGTGCACCCTGACCGTGACCCTCCTGGCGACCGGCAGCGGCAGCTCCTCCCTGCTCTTCCTGGTGTTCCCCTTCCTGATCTGGGCCGCGTTCCGCTTCGAACAGGCGGGGGCGGCACCGTGCGCCCTGGGCGTCTCCTTGCTCGCGATCCTCGCGGCAGGCCGGGAGACCGGTCCCTTCGCCCATCACGATCTCCTGACCAACATGGTCACCCTCCAGGCGTTCAACGGCGCCCTCTCCCTCACCGCCCTGCTCCTCGCCGCGGTCATCACCGAACGCAACCGCACGCACGAGGAGATCCAGCGGCTGTGCGTCGAGCTCGCGAGGACGGTCACGGAGCAGGGCAGGGGGACCCGTCCGGGGTCACCCGGGCAGTGA
- a CDS encoding PP2C family protein-serine/threonine phosphatase, with amino-acid sequence MKQRRRASDDTQELLHTLGRLVDQALENLRIQRAQAEFGMALQRHMLPPTLPRFPGIRLATRYSPCQDGLAIGGDFYDAFAMRDGVAGIAIGDVQGHGVESAAFMGEARASLRALASVTADPGEVLTCTNDLLIALGCDLFTTCCLVSFVPETGELGIARAGHVPMVWGTDAGESGVSLDAGGLPLGILPDQTYPVMRRQVREPGYLVLLTDGVVEGPSYPIDEGLAEVAGLVGSACGAPPEALASQVIKVADRTGHDDDAAVIVVRYDGPPGTG; translated from the coding sequence ATGAAACAACGCCGCCGTGCGTCGGACGACACCCAGGAGCTCCTTCACACCCTTGGGCGTCTTGTCGATCAAGCCCTGGAGAACCTCCGGATCCAGCGGGCCCAGGCCGAATTCGGTATGGCCCTGCAGCGGCACATGCTTCCGCCCACGCTGCCCCGGTTCCCGGGTATCCGGCTGGCGACGCGGTACAGCCCCTGTCAGGACGGTCTGGCCATCGGCGGTGACTTCTACGACGCGTTCGCGATGCGGGACGGCGTGGCGGGCATCGCCATAGGCGATGTGCAGGGACACGGGGTGGAGTCCGCCGCCTTCATGGGTGAGGCCCGTGCGAGTCTGCGCGCCCTCGCCAGCGTCACGGCCGACCCGGGCGAAGTGCTGACCTGCACCAACGACCTGCTGATCGCGCTGGGCTGCGATCTCTTCACCACCTGCTGCCTGGTGAGCTTCGTCCCGGAGACCGGCGAGCTCGGTATCGCCCGGGCCGGCCACGTCCCCATGGTGTGGGGCACCGACGCCGGAGAGTCCGGAGTCTCCCTGGACGCCGGGGGGCTGCCTCTGGGGATTCTGCCCGATCAGACGTACCCCGTGATGCGCCGGCAGGTGCGGGAACCCGGGTACCTGGTCCTGCTGACCGACGGCGTGGTCGAAGGGCCGTCGTACCCGATCGACGAGGGGCTGGCGGAGGTGGCCGGGCTGGTGGGCTCCGCCTGCGGAGCCCCTCCCGAAGCGCTCGCCTCACAGGTGATCAAGGTCGCCGACCGCACCGGACACGACGACGATGCCGCCGTGATCGTCGTCCGATACGACGGGCCGCCGGGCACCGGCTAG